The region GCTGTTTTTTACCCGATAGCTAAGTCTAGCCGCCAATATGTCTAACGTGCGGCGCAGATCGCTTTGCGCGCGTTCCGTATCCCGCGCGGCGGCGTATCGCTCAAAAAAACGAGAGAGTATTTCGGCGCCTATCATCGCCAAAATGCCCAAAACGACAATCGAAAAGATCAGCTCGATTAAAGTAAAAGCGCGTTTCATGTTAACGCTTTCCAACATTGGACGCGGCGTAACGCAAAACGCCTATCGTCTCGTCCGTGTCGTCATACGCGACGCGAACGGTAATCAGCAATAGATCGCTAGGAGCGGCGCCCGCCGAAGGCCAGTTCGTCCAATTAGGCGGATTACCAAAATCAGCTACGTGGTTGTCACTAATCGGCGTGATCGTAACGTCCAGCCTGTAACCTTGCGAAAAATCGCGTTGCGTCCAGCCGTGATATTCGTTGATGGCGGATTGCGGCTCTACTAGACCTATACCACCTATAATATCGGTTGCGCTCGCGTTATAACAAAGCGAATCGCGCTTTAAGGCGATACCCGACGCGGAAGATTTAAGCTCCGCAACGCCCCTTGTTTCCGTAATGCTTCCATCCGCGACAAGGGGGCAGATCGGGTTAATGCCCGCTCCATAGTTGATAACCAGCGGCTTGCCTCTCAAATCGTCTCTATTAAGAAGGCTGTTGTGCGGCTGAGCGATTATCTCCTGTATTTTCGCGGCGGCGTGATAGAGCGCCTCCCCTTCTAGGGAGGCTATATCGGACTCAACAGATTTAAGCAATAGTCCGGGAACCGCCGCGAATATTATCCCTAT is a window of Helicobacteraceae bacterium DNA encoding:
- a CDS encoding prepilin-type N-terminal cleavage/methylation domain-containing protein codes for the protein MRNAFSMIELIVTIILIGIIFAAVPGLLLKSVESDIASLEGEALYHAAAKIQEIIAQPHNSLLNRDDLRGKPLVINYGAGINPICPLVADGSITETRGVAELKSSASGIALKRDSLCYNASATDIIGGIGLVEPQSAINEYHGWTQRDFSQGYRLDVTITPISDNHVADFGNPPNWTNWPSAGAAPSDLLLITVRVAYDDTDETIGVLRYAASNVGKR